In Streptomyces sclerotialus, one genomic interval encodes:
- a CDS encoding DNA translocase FtsK, with product MASRTSGKGSQSTAGPSKQRAGRPGGAAKKTAAKPPAARKSAAKKAPPKKTAAAKKAPAKKAVAKKPAPSPTGGVYRAVRALWLGLAHGVGWFFRSMGRSAKNLDPAHRKDGVALALLGLALVIAAGTWANLKGPVGDIVEMLVTGAFGRLDLLVPILVGGIAARVFFRPEQPEANGRIVIGLSALVVGVLGQVAIACGSPDQKDVAGVRDAGGYLGWAASKPLLFMVGQTLSVALLVLVTVFGLLVVTATPVTAIPRRFRALGIRLGLLETYEPDADAFADEPLEQPARKSRRPRSEALEGSPEAAEEAALAKRRKPRRNAADPAAEAEHTRSQDAVDVAAGYAANLDGAVLHGIQPSPLVADLSSGIKGDRVEPEDSGTTKGLQTSVPPARDAEPAPEPSSSSVPDFTKAAPEPAADLPPRAEQLQLAGDITYALPSLDLLERGGPGKTRSAANDAVVESLTKVFQEFKVDAAVTGFTRGPTVTRYEVELGPGVKVEKITALAKNIAYAVASPDVRIINPIPGKSAVGIEIPNSDREMVNLGDVLRSAEAVGDDHPMVVGLGKDVEGGYVSANLAKMPHVLVAGATGSGKSSCINCLITSVMARATPEDVRMVLIDPKRVELTAYEGIPHLITPIITNPKRAAEALQWVVREMDLRYDDLAAYGYRHIDDFNEAVRSGKAQAPEGSERELSPYPYLLVIVDELADLMMVAPRDVEDSIVRITQLARAAGIHLVLATQRPSVDVVTGLIKANVPSRLAFATSSLADSRVILDQPGAEKLIGKGDSLFLPMGASKPTRMQGAFVQEAEVAAVVRHCKEQMAPVFRDDVTVGQGKKKEIDEDIGDDLDLLCQAAELVVSTQFGSTSMLQRKLRVGFAKAGRLMDLMESRDIVGPSEGSKARDVLVKPDDLEGVLAVIRGEAH from the coding sequence ATGGCCTCACGTACGTCCGGCAAGGGTTCCCAGAGCACGGCGGGCCCCTCGAAGCAGCGCGCCGGGCGCCCCGGGGGCGCCGCCAAGAAGACCGCGGCCAAGCCGCCCGCCGCCAGGAAGTCGGCGGCGAAGAAGGCGCCGCCCAAGAAGACCGCGGCCGCCAAGAAGGCGCCCGCGAAGAAGGCGGTGGCGAAGAAGCCCGCACCGTCCCCCACGGGGGGTGTCTACCGCGCGGTGCGCGCTCTCTGGCTGGGCCTCGCGCACGGTGTCGGCTGGTTCTTCCGCAGCATGGGGCGCAGCGCGAAGAACCTCGACCCCGCACACCGCAAGGACGGCGTGGCGCTCGCCCTGCTCGGTCTCGCCCTGGTGATCGCGGCCGGTACCTGGGCCAACCTCAAGGGCCCGGTCGGGGACATCGTCGAGATGCTGGTCACCGGTGCGTTCGGCCGGCTCGACCTGCTCGTCCCGATACTGGTGGGCGGCATCGCCGCCCGGGTCTTCTTCCGCCCGGAACAGCCCGAGGCCAACGGGCGGATCGTCATCGGGCTGTCGGCACTGGTCGTCGGCGTACTCGGACAGGTCGCGATCGCCTGCGGCTCCCCGGACCAGAAGGACGTCGCGGGCGTCCGGGACGCGGGCGGCTACCTCGGCTGGGCCGCGTCCAAACCCTTGCTTTTCATGGTCGGCCAGACCCTGTCGGTGGCGCTGCTGGTCCTGGTGACCGTCTTCGGCCTGCTGGTGGTCACCGCGACGCCGGTCACGGCCATTCCGCGGCGGTTCCGGGCGCTCGGCATCCGGCTGGGCCTGCTGGAGACGTACGAGCCGGACGCCGACGCCTTCGCCGACGAGCCGCTGGAGCAGCCGGCCCGCAAGAGCCGCCGGCCCCGCTCCGAGGCCCTGGAGGGGTCCCCCGAGGCCGCGGAGGAGGCCGCGCTCGCCAAGCGCCGCAAGCCGCGCCGGAACGCGGCGGACCCGGCCGCCGAAGCGGAGCACACGCGCTCCCAGGACGCGGTGGACGTGGCCGCCGGGTACGCCGCGAACCTGGACGGCGCGGTGCTGCACGGCATCCAGCCCTCGCCGCTGGTGGCCGACCTCAGCAGCGGCATCAAGGGCGACCGGGTCGAGCCCGAGGACAGCGGCACCACGAAGGGCCTGCAGACCTCGGTGCCGCCCGCGCGCGACGCCGAGCCGGCCCCGGAGCCCTCCTCGTCGAGCGTCCCCGACTTCACCAAGGCCGCGCCGGAGCCCGCCGCCGATCTGCCGCCGCGCGCCGAGCAGCTCCAGCTCGCCGGCGACATCACGTACGCGCTGCCCTCGCTGGACCTCCTGGAGCGCGGCGGGCCCGGCAAGACCCGCAGCGCGGCCAACGACGCGGTGGTCGAGTCGCTGACCAAGGTGTTCCAGGAGTTCAAGGTGGACGCCGCGGTCACCGGCTTCACCCGCGGGCCGACGGTCACCCGGTACGAGGTCGAGCTCGGCCCGGGCGTGAAGGTCGAGAAGATCACCGCGCTGGCGAAGAACATCGCGTACGCGGTGGCCAGCCCGGACGTCCGGATCATCAACCCGATCCCGGGCAAGTCCGCGGTCGGCATCGAGATCCCCAACAGCGACCGCGAGATGGTCAACCTCGGGGACGTGCTGCGGTCGGCCGAGGCGGTGGGCGACGACCACCCGATGGTGGTCGGGCTCGGCAAGGACGTCGAGGGCGGCTACGTCTCGGCGAACCTCGCCAAGATGCCGCACGTCCTCGTGGCGGGCGCCACCGGCTCCGGTAAGTCCTCCTGCATCAACTGCCTGATCACCTCGGTCATGGCCAGGGCCACTCCGGAGGACGTACGGATGGTGCTGATCGACCCCAAGCGGGTCGAGCTCACCGCGTACGAGGGCATTCCGCACCTGATCACGCCGATCATCACCAACCCGAAGCGGGCCGCCGAGGCCCTGCAGTGGGTGGTGCGCGAGATGGACCTCCGTTACGACGACCTCGCGGCGTACGGGTACCGGCACATCGACGACTTCAACGAAGCGGTGCGCAGCGGCAAGGCGCAGGCCCCCGAGGGCAGCGAGCGCGAGCTGTCGCCGTATCCGTATCTGCTGGTGATCGTGGACGAGCTGGCGGACCTGATGATGGTCGCGCCGCGGGACGTGGAGGACTCCATCGTCCGCATCACCCAGCTGGCGCGTGCGGCCGGTATCCACCTGGTGCTGGCGACGCAGCGCCCGTCGGTCGACGTCGTCACGGGGCTGATCAAGGCGAACGTGCCCTCGCGGCTGGCGTTCGCCACGTCGTCGCTGGCCGACAGCCGGGTCATCCTGGACCAGCCGGGCGCGGAGAAGCTCATCGGAAAGGGTGACAGCCTGTTCCTGCCCATGGGGGCGAGCAAGCCGACCCGTATGCAGGGCGCCTTCGTGCAGGAGGCGGAGGTCGCGGCGGTGGTCCGGCACTGCAAGGAGCAGATGGCCCCGGTCTTCCGCGACGACGTCACGGTCGGGCAGGGCAAGAAGAAGGAGATCGACGAGGACATCGGCGACGACCTGGACCTGCTGTGTCAGGCCGCCGAACTGGTCGTCTCCACGCAGTTCGGGTCCACGTCGATGCTGCAGCGCAAGCTGCGGGTGGGGTTTGCGAAGGCCGGGCGGCTGATGGACCTGATGGAGTCAAGGGACATCGTGGGGCCCAGCGAGGGTTCCAAGGCGCGCGATGTCCTGGTGAAGCCGGATGATTTGGAAGGAGTGCTTGCCGTCATTCGGGGGGAGGCTCACTGA
- a CDS encoding Dps family protein has translation MPVVNSTLSESDRKTVGDALQGALVDLVDLSLIAKQVHWNVVGPRFRSVHLQLDDVVASARGHADTVAERASAIGVNPDGRAETIAKTSGAGPVEAGWIKDNDAVGTLVRALGAVIERMRERIAVTDEPDPVTQDILIGLTADLEKHHWMFQAEEA, from the coding sequence ATGCCTGTCGTCAACAGCACGCTGTCCGAGAGCGACCGCAAGACGGTCGGCGACGCGCTCCAGGGCGCTCTGGTCGACCTGGTCGACCTGTCGCTCATCGCCAAGCAGGTCCACTGGAACGTCGTCGGTCCGCGCTTCCGGTCCGTCCACCTCCAGCTCGACGACGTCGTCGCCAGCGCCCGCGGCCACGCCGACACGGTCGCCGAGCGTGCCTCCGCGATCGGCGTGAACCCCGACGGCCGCGCCGAGACGATCGCGAAGACCAGTGGCGCAGGCCCCGTCGAGGCCGGCTGGATCAAGGACAACGACGCGGTGGGCACTCTCGTACGGGCCCTGGGCGCCGTCATCGAGCGGATGCGGGAACGTATCGCCGTCACCGACGAGCCGGACCCGGTCACCCAGGACATCCTGATCGGACTCACCGCCGACCTGGAGAAGCACCACTGGATGTTCCAGGCCGAGGAGGCCTGA
- the rimO gene encoding 30S ribosomal protein S12 methylthiotransferase RimO: MPERRTVALVTLGCARNEVDSEELAGRLAADGWDLVEDAADADVAVVNTCGFVEAAKKDSVDALLEANDLKDHGRTQAVVAVGCMAERYGKELAEALPEADGVLGFDDYTDISGRLQTILSGGNVEAHAPRDRRKLLPISPAERQSAEVALPGHGDALASAPEDLPEGVAPASGPRAPLRRRLGNSPVASVKLASGCDRRCSFCAIPSFRGSFISRRPSDVLGETRWLAEQGVKEIMLVSENNTSYGKDLGDIRLLETLLPELAAVDGIERIRVSYLQPAEMRPGLIDVLTGTDKVAPYFDLSFQHSAPAVLRAMRRFGDTDRFLDLLAQIRTKAPQAGARSNFIVGFPGETEEDFAELERFISEARLDAIGVFGYSDEDGTEAAGYEDKLDPDLVAERLAHLSRLAEELTAQRAEERLGETVSVLVDRVDDEDGVVGRAAHQAPETDGVTLLTTGQDLVPGRMVEAKVVATEGVDLVAEPLPLGAEHGAGCPEEAGR; encoded by the coding sequence ATGCCCGAACGCCGTACCGTCGCCCTTGTCACTCTTGGCTGCGCCCGTAACGAGGTGGACTCGGAGGAGCTCGCAGGCCGCCTGGCAGCGGACGGCTGGGACCTCGTCGAGGACGCCGCCGATGCCGATGTCGCCGTGGTCAACACCTGTGGTTTCGTCGAGGCCGCCAAGAAGGACTCCGTCGACGCCCTCCTGGAAGCCAACGATCTGAAGGACCACGGCCGCACCCAGGCCGTCGTGGCCGTGGGCTGTATGGCCGAGCGGTACGGCAAGGAGCTGGCCGAGGCGCTCCCCGAGGCCGACGGCGTGCTCGGCTTCGACGACTACACCGACATCTCCGGCCGCCTGCAGACCATCCTGAGCGGCGGCAACGTCGAGGCCCACGCCCCGCGCGACCGGCGCAAGCTGCTGCCGATCAGCCCGGCCGAGCGCCAGAGCGCCGAGGTCGCGCTCCCCGGCCACGGGGACGCACTGGCCTCCGCGCCCGAGGACCTGCCCGAGGGGGTCGCGCCCGCCTCCGGGCCGCGCGCCCCGCTGCGCCGCCGGCTCGGCAACAGCCCGGTGGCCTCGGTGAAGCTCGCTTCGGGCTGTGACCGCCGCTGCTCCTTCTGTGCCATCCCGTCCTTCCGCGGCTCCTTCATCTCCCGCCGCCCCTCGGACGTGCTGGGGGAGACCCGCTGGCTGGCCGAGCAGGGTGTGAAGGAGATCATGCTGGTCTCCGAGAACAACACCTCCTACGGCAAGGACCTCGGTGACATCCGTCTCCTGGAGACGCTGCTGCCCGAGCTGGCGGCCGTCGACGGCATCGAGCGCATCCGGGTCAGCTACCTGCAGCCGGCCGAGATGCGGCCCGGCCTGATCGACGTGCTGACCGGCACGGACAAGGTCGCGCCGTACTTCGACCTGTCCTTCCAGCACTCCGCCCCCGCCGTGCTGCGCGCGATGCGCCGCTTCGGGGACACCGACCGCTTCCTGGACCTGCTGGCGCAGATCCGTACGAAGGCGCCGCAGGCCGGTGCCCGCTCCAACTTCATCGTCGGCTTCCCCGGGGAGACCGAGGAGGACTTCGCCGAGCTGGAACGCTTCATCAGCGAGGCCAGACTCGACGCCATCGGCGTCTTCGGCTACTCCGACGAGGACGGTACCGAGGCGGCCGGCTACGAGGACAAGCTCGACCCCGACCTGGTGGCCGAGCGCCTGGCACACCTGTCCCGGCTTGCCGAGGAGCTGACCGCGCAGCGCGCCGAGGAGCGCCTGGGCGAGACCGTCTCCGTGCTGGTCGACCGGGTCGACGACGAGGACGGCGTGGTCGGCCGCGCGGCGCACCAGGCGCCGGAGACCGACGGCGTCACCCTGCTCACGACCGGCCAGGACCTGGTTCCCGGTCGTATGGTCGAAGCAAAGGTGGTGGCGACCGAGGGCGTGGACCTCGTGGCCGAGCCGCTGCCGCTCGGTGCCGAGCACGGCGCCGGGTGTCCCGAGGAGGCGGGCAGATGA
- a CDS encoding Fpg/Nei family DNA glycosylase, whose amino-acid sequence MPEGDTVWRAAAELHKALAGQRLTRTDLRVPKLATTDLAGRSVLEVVPRGKHLLTRVEGGLTLHSHLRMDGAWRVYAAGERWRGGPDHQIRAVLGTAERTAVGYRLPVLELLRTADEENAVGHLGPDLLGPDWDPDEALRRLLADPDRALGEALLDQRNLAGIGNVFKCELCFLLRASPWLPVGALPRPERAVTLAKRLLEANKQRLDRTTTPSARPDRRLWVYSRAGRPCMRCETPVQVAEQGPAPQARVTYWCPRCQPDPPAEAGS is encoded by the coding sequence ATGCCCGAAGGTGACACCGTCTGGCGCGCCGCCGCTGAACTGCACAAGGCGCTGGCCGGGCAGCGGCTGACCCGCACGGATCTGCGCGTGCCCAAGCTGGCCACGACCGATCTCGCCGGGCGTTCCGTGCTGGAGGTGGTGCCGCGTGGCAAGCATCTGCTGACTCGCGTCGAGGGCGGCCTGACACTCCACTCGCATCTGCGGATGGACGGCGCCTGGCGGGTGTACGCGGCGGGCGAGCGCTGGCGCGGCGGGCCCGACCACCAGATCCGTGCGGTGCTGGGCACGGCGGAACGCACCGCCGTCGGCTACCGCCTCCCCGTACTGGAACTGCTGCGCACCGCCGACGAGGAGAACGCCGTCGGCCACCTCGGCCCGGACCTGCTGGGGCCGGACTGGGACCCCGACGAGGCGCTGCGCCGGCTGCTGGCCGATCCGGACCGGGCACTCGGGGAGGCGCTGCTGGACCAGCGGAATCTGGCCGGGATCGGAAACGTCTTCAAGTGCGAGCTGTGCTTCCTGCTGCGCGCCTCGCCATGGCTGCCGGTGGGCGCCCTGCCGCGGCCGGAGCGGGCGGTCACGCTGGCGAAACGGCTGCTGGAGGCGAACAAACAGCGCCTGGACCGTACGACCACGCCGAGCGCGCGCCCGGACCGGCGCCTGTGGGTCTACAGCCGGGCCGGCCGGCCCTGCATGCGCTGCGAGACGCCGGTACAGGTCGCCGAGCAGGGGCCCGCACCACAGGCACGCGTCACGTACTGGTGCCCGCGCTGCCAGCCCGACCCTCCGGCAGAAGCCGGAAGCTGA
- a CDS encoding helix-turn-helix domain-containing protein: protein MILLRRLLGDVLRRQRQRQGRTLREVSSSARVSLGYLSEVERGQKEASSELLSAICDALDVRMSELMREVSDELALAELAQSAAASEPVPAPVRPTFNAVSVASLTGVPEERVTIKAPAEAVDVVAA, encoded by the coding sequence ATGATTCTGCTCCGTCGCCTGCTGGGTGACGTGCTGCGCCGACAGCGTCAGCGTCAAGGCCGCACCCTGCGCGAGGTCTCCTCCTCCGCCCGGGTGTCGCTCGGCTATTTGTCCGAGGTCGAGAGGGGGCAGAAGGAGGCTTCCTCCGAGCTGCTCTCGGCGATCTGTGACGCGCTGGACGTACGGATGTCCGAGCTCATGCGGGAGGTCAGCGACGAGCTGGCGCTCGCGGAGCTGGCCCAGTCCGCGGCCGCGAGCGAGCCGGTGCCGGCGCCGGTGCGGCCGACGTTCAACGCCGTGTCCGTCGCTTCGCTGACGGGCGTTCCGGAAGAGCGTGTGACGATCAAGGCTCCGGCGGAGGCCGTGGATGTCGTAGCGGCCTGA
- the pgsA gene encoding CDP-diacylglycerol--glycerol-3-phosphate 3-phosphatidyltransferase: MTGVPASAAGASAAGGAGRPKTVRRQAGLWNIANILTMLRLVLVPAFVLLLMHGDGYDPAWRSFAWASFAIAMITDLFDGHLARAYDLVTDFGKIADPIADKAIMGAALICLSILGDLPWWVTGVILFRELGITLMRFWVIRHGVIPASRGGKMKTLAQGTAVGMYVLVLTGPLATLRWWVMAVAVVLTVVTGLDYVKQAVVLRRAGLAKSREALRQHSGEASSGQGPVR, from the coding sequence ATGACCGGAGTCCCGGCTTCCGCCGCCGGCGCTTCCGCTGCTGGCGGAGCCGGCCGGCCGAAGACCGTCCGGCGGCAGGCCGGGCTGTGGAACATCGCCAACATCCTCACGATGCTGCGGCTGGTCCTGGTACCGGCGTTCGTGCTGCTCCTGATGCACGGCGACGGTTACGACCCCGCCTGGCGCTCGTTCGCCTGGGCCTCGTTCGCCATCGCCATGATCACCGACCTCTTCGACGGGCATCTGGCGCGCGCCTACGACCTGGTCACCGACTTCGGGAAGATCGCCGATCCGATAGCGGACAAGGCGATCATGGGCGCCGCGCTGATCTGCCTGTCGATCCTCGGCGACCTGCCCTGGTGGGTCACCGGCGTGATCCTCTTCCGGGAGCTCGGCATCACGCTGATGCGCTTCTGGGTGATCAGGCACGGGGTCATCCCGGCCAGTCGCGGCGGCAAGATGAAGACGCTCGCCCAGGGCACCGCGGTCGGGATGTACGTCCTCGTGCTGACCGGCCCGCTGGCCACGCTGCGCTGGTGGGTCATGGCGGTGGCCGTGGTGCTGACCGTCGTCACGGGCCTGGACTACGTGAAGCAGGCCGTCGTGCTGCGCAGGGCCGGGCTCGCCAAGTCGCGGGAGGCCCTCCGGCAGCACTCCGGTGAGGCGTCCTCCGGGCAGGGGCCGGTGCGGTGA
- a CDS encoding helix-turn-helix domain-containing protein — translation MSIGNSPEDDRPSVGRVLQQARVDAGLTVDEISTTTRVRIPIVHAIEQEDFSRCGGDVYARGHIRTLARAVGLDPAPLIAQYDAEHGGRPAPTPAAPLFEAERIRPEPRRPNWTAAMVAAIVAVVGFVGFTLFSDGDRGQEASVADGHVGESPTVKPSPSKTKPADPKPEPSDSAIAGLPKDKVTIKITARDGQSWISAKDANGKLLEDGLLRKGESKTFSDKKRIDLVLGNAGAVQLYVNGKEVKEIGDKGSVERLSYTPGDPQAG, via the coding sequence GTGTCCATCGGCAACTCCCCTGAAGACGACCGGCCTTCCGTCGGTCGTGTCCTCCAGCAGGCCCGCGTCGACGCCGGACTGACCGTCGACGAGATCAGTACGACCACGCGGGTGCGCATCCCCATCGTGCACGCGATCGAGCAGGAAGATTTCTCGCGTTGCGGCGGGGACGTGTACGCCCGTGGTCACATTCGAACACTCGCGCGCGCAGTGGGGCTGGATCCGGCCCCACTGATCGCTCAGTACGACGCCGAGCACGGCGGCCGGCCCGCACCGACCCCGGCGGCGCCGCTCTTCGAGGCGGAGCGTATCCGTCCCGAGCCGCGGCGCCCGAACTGGACGGCGGCCATGGTCGCCGCCATCGTCGCCGTGGTCGGTTTCGTCGGTTTCACGCTGTTCAGCGACGGTGACCGGGGCCAGGAGGCCTCCGTCGCCGACGGCCACGTCGGCGAGAGCCCGACCGTCAAGCCGTCCCCGAGCAAAACCAAGCCCGCCGACCCCAAGCCCGAGCCCTCCGACAGCGCCATCGCGGGGCTGCCGAAGGACAAGGTGACCATCAAGATCACCGCCCGTGACGGACAGAGCTGGATCTCCGCCAAGGACGCCAACGGCAAGCTCCTGGAGGACGGCCTGCTCCGCAAGGGCGAGTCCAAGACCTTCTCCGACAAGAAACGGATCGATCTCGTCCTCGGTAACGCCGGAGCCGTGCAGCTGTACGTCAACGGCAAGGAGGTCAAGGAGATCGGCGACAAGGGCTCCGTCGAGCGCCTGAGCTACACCCCGGGTGATCCGCAGGCCGGCTGA
- a CDS encoding CinA family protein → MAALTERGQTLAVAESLTGGLVAGALTAVPGASRCFRGSVTAYATELKSLVLGVDGALLATRGAVDADVARQMAQGVRRVLGADWGIATTGVAGPDPQDGQPVGTVYVAATGPGGEGKVRRLALHGDRDRIRRDSVTAAVDLLLSELTENARAKDTEHHGGI, encoded by the coding sequence CTGGCGGCCTTGACCGAACGCGGGCAGACCCTTGCGGTGGCCGAATCCCTGACCGGCGGCCTCGTCGCGGGTGCGCTGACCGCGGTTCCCGGTGCCTCACGGTGCTTCCGGGGCTCGGTGACGGCGTACGCGACCGAACTGAAGAGCCTCGTACTGGGTGTGGACGGCGCGCTTCTGGCCACCCGGGGTGCGGTGGACGCCGATGTCGCCCGGCAAATGGCACAGGGTGTGCGACGAGTGCTCGGCGCCGACTGGGGTATTGCCACAACAGGCGTCGCCGGCCCCGACCCCCAGGACGGGCAGCCGGTCGGCACGGTCTACGTCGCGGCCACGGGGCCCGGCGGTGAGGGAAAAGTGCGCCGACTGGCGCTGCACGGCGATCGCGACCGGATCCGTCGGGACAGCGTCACCGCAGCAGTGGATCTGCTGTTGAGCGAACTGACAGAAAATGCGCGGGCAAAGGATACGGAACATCACGGGGGTATTTGA